The window agttgagacttatttcatgaagttaactgttgaaacgagattggttatagatgattcccttgtcgggatgttattgtttctattgttgattcccttaccgggatgttattgtttctattgttgattcccttgtcgagatgttattgtttctattgttgattccattgccgggatgttattgtttctattgtttgggtgaagaaagagtgataaagcacgaagggtgatgccgtgcacattcatatttatgcatatggtgaggaagagtgataaagcacaaagggtgatgccgtacacatTTACctttatattgatgcatatggtgaggaagagagataaagcacgaagggtgatgccgtgcacatttctattatttatatggtgaggaagagtgataaagcacgaagggtgatgtcgtgcacatttctattattgtttgcatggtgaggattgagagtaaaagcacgaagggtgatgccgtgcattttctgtttgttgtgattatttgttgttatcgttcaagtgccttaattgtttcatttccattatttctgtgTTTCCTTATTCTGGTACCCCCATAGCATGTTGCCCCTTCCCATTAATTTTTGTTTAGCTCCTATTATTGTTATTCTGTTAGATATTatttaactgtacaggtttatgttggttgtcgtgtcctagcctcgtcactacttcatcgaggttaggctcgacacttaccagtacatgggatcggttgtactgatactgcactttgcacttttTGTGTAAATCTCGGTGCCGGACCTTGTGAGTAgagcttgggtggctgccttcagtccagtggagacccaaggtagtcctgcaggcgtccgcagaccctaacgtccccttctatcctatttCTTCTCTGTTTATCTACTTTACAAAcagatttatatttttttgttcaGACCATtttttgtagtattcgtagaccgTCCacgagttgtgacaccagttctaggtggAGTTTTATTACgttttcattatttgtattaaGATAATTTGTTAAATTATGTTCTTCCGCATTCATTCGCTGATTTACTTTTGTTAACTTGCAACTTGTTAAAGATAAAGGGAAAAGGTGAAATAATttgtaacgttggcttgcctagcgagtacaatgttaggcgtcatcacggtcccgacggtggaaaatTCAGATCGTGACAGGTAATCAGCATGCCATGCATGGATTATCAACTACTAGAAATGATCCATAGGATCATGCCTATTGTAATTTCTAGTTCTGTTTTTCTATTAAATAAATATCcagtttatcaaaaaaaaaaaaaaccctataCATCTAAGTTGTCCAAGCCAAATTAGCTTCTTCGATATCATAAGTTGGACTAAAACATATTTATATGGATTTTGTTCAGCACGAACGAATGAAGAATAAATGCAAACAAGTGTTACTGACATCCGTCCTGTCGAATGCTCTACGTGAATTAAAATTTGAAGTCTTTGGATGAAGGATATTGGCTTCACTAACAAATATATATTGAATCCTAAAGCGACTTCCATGTTGTTATAAGCCACTGACGGGATGAAATATGCCTTCATCactttttataatgttaaattaAGAAAGTGTCTTTCTTAAATTTATTACGTGTAAAAGATAGATACTTTCATGTGTAAAAACAAATCTCTCATGTGTAAACAAAGAAATAggatcataaaactaaaaacaaatttGTAACCGGCCAAAAAATCATTTGACCCCACTAACGAAGTCCTAAAATATAAGCTAATGATGCAATCGAaactaaaattgtttaaattatttctaaaaattaTATATTGTTAATATACAAATTTTGGACATGGAATCTGTTTCGACTTATATATCGCATCTGATTATTGTCCTACAGGTACTTAGTCCGTTGGTATCATAATGGCAGGAGTAAGTTTTCGGATTGCAATTTATAACTCGCAATTGGTCATTGCAACTGAATGTGATTATAAGTCGTAAGTTGAATTTGACAATTGCGATTATAACACTATTGCGATTTATAGTTgcattataatttatttatttttttggtaattaaagaaTTTTATTACCAAGTATCAATATGTACAAGTTCAAAACTGGAAAAACTAAACCACTGAGCTATTGACTGCAAGTTGGACATGAAGCCCCAACTGCAGTGATCATCTTATCATCCTCTCTATATCTATATCTCTTACACCTATGGATAACTATTAAGCTCTCTCAATCTACAGTTTATCTTAGTTTTCCTGTTGCTTCTCGAAAGATGTCCTGAACTAACGCTCTAAGTATCCCGTCTACTTGCTGAGACTTAGCCTTGAATATTCTCGAGTTCCTCTCTATCCATATGTAGTAGATGCAGCTTGCTAATGTCATTCTATATACTTCTGCCTTCTGtgtttttccctccatttccttTGATGCCAATTCCACTTCTTCATCCCATGTCATTAATGATCTTTGAATCCCCTGCCATTTCAATAATCtttcccaaacctctctagtcacCTTGCATTCAAAAAATAGATGTTGCATGGTTTCATTTTCTTCCTTACAGAGCTCACATGTTTGATCAATCATCGATCCACAGCCTGCTACCTTGTCTTTGGTATGTAGCCTTGGTTGTAGTGCTAGGTTTAGTATAAAACCCCACCTAGGTACAACATAGTTGTTAAAAGTTAGTTTCCTCCATGGCATTTTAGGATAGTCTTCTCTCAACTGATGGTACATCACTTTTATGGAGTATGAATTCATTTTCAGCAGATCAGTGATGCACAACCCTGCCTTTGACAGATATGTTTTAGCTTTTAGTATCTTGTTTAGAACCCAGGAGGCTTGGTTGACTTGAACTTCCCAAATATTTCTTCCTTTCCCATAGTATATATGGACCCAACTTACCCACATCTTATCTTTCTTTGTGCATAGGTTCTACGGTAGTTTAATCAAGGCAGCCTTGTTCCAGGTCTCCAGATGCAGTACATTAAATCCTCCTGCTGTTCTTGGCCAGCATACCTTCCCCCATGCTAGTAGTGCTCTTCTTGATATATCAGCTGTGCCTGTCCTTGCATGTTGCTTCTTTCACCTTAACAATTTTCTTTGGTAGCACAAAGATTTGTGACCAGAAGACTTGGATTGAGAAGAGTACATTCTTTATCAGCTGAAGTCGTCCAGCATATGATAGGAATTTTGTAGTCCATGTAGTAATACTCCCTATCATCTTCTCTAGCATTGGTTGGCATTGCACTATTGAAATTCGTTTAGAGCTCAACGGGACTCCAAGATATCTGATTGGCAATTCCCCATACACCTGAGGGAAACTCCTTTCCTGCTATATCCCTTAACTAGCTCATGGCTAATTATAATGTTATCAGAGATCACAGGCTGCTTGATTCTGATCAACCAGGTAACTCATAACTCCTTGTAGCCTCTTGGTTAAGATGTTTGATATCAGTTTATACACTATAGTACAACAAGAAATGCGTCTGAATTGTTTGATAGTAGAAGAGTTGTTGACCTTTGGTATTAGAGTGACTGTGGTGCAATTAATAGGTAGATACATTCTCCTGGTTGTTAGGGATacagtagatatgccctagattcaatctcatatttgatgatttgaacatatttttgtgaatgttatttgatataaaaatatatggcatttgatattcttttatatatcatagttattattaattatttgattaatttgataagctccttgattaaattttgagatttgtcatcgtgatagagattatgataatgagagcaaagtctcttacaatttaatctaaatttgttcttcatcgtagaattattaatttggacattagtaatccggttagatcaatatttatgtgatcgtctttattggataaagattaattgatctcattaactaaatcacatagatagatgatgcatatagagatatgatcattgaaccgaccataaactgtcaataggatattctcttgaagaatgtgatgtaagagtttcctttgacctgagatcgtcatagtaattgacaagctATTTATTGTGCTTTTATAGCAGACACCTATGGTCccagggcgatagttgaaaggatattgggtacgattaaatacttgtagaattcgtgattgatcaagatggaatctgtcaactcttggtaatgagtttaagctccatgttgtcatgaattataaatgaccaaactaagaccttggtcagggcaattgaatgaaagaagaaatgaatttcttaggtcattcaatggtcgattatatctgacatgaacacatagttggtcgcctattagaatttgacagttgaaccatatcctagggtgatccagagctataaggacaggaggaattactacattattcttctactggttcgtgagagtaaattgtatacttcattctatacggtcgttaaggagtgttgctagacgccacccttgattagtatattgatgtgatcaatttactaccagtttagtattgaacctatggggtcgcatactaacgagtgttctgatttttgctaaaggattagttactttattatttgttaattaaattaaagaatttaattagtcaaataaatttagttattagtccaaatgaaatattattatattctttgttagcacataggatataattaatattgtgaacaaattgaagtttctatttagaatagaaaataaattatttttcttggttgaaatatatttGATTGAAATATATTTGAGATATATATAATATGAATTAATATTGATTtatataaaagttatatatataaaatattaattaatttaccaATTTGGAATTGGATAGGAAAAGTCCATAAAAGGACGTATGAATTGAATCCAACCAACTCCAACATTAAGTTGGATTGGTTCGGCAGTCACGTTTAGTTAAAACGTGATTTCAGAATTTCCATACAATTCGATTGTgatttattttggaataaatttttacccTAAATAAATTATTACCTCAATCAAATAGGAAAAGGGTTTataggtgatgctatataaagggCGATGGAACAAAAATTtgcacaatttttttttcttgagaagaaaactcactttgtgaaagtgagagtgaAATACAAAGCCAAGAGAAAAAATACAATtgcaagaaaagtgtttcttgttcttctaacattgaattgagatttttgtgaaaaatttcaacacaatatttcgttcaatttgttcgcgggtttcattgatcaaagagttgatagcaaggatcagtctcggtgtggatacgcatagagtcttcgcactatcgaagaaattttgaaacaacactctcttcaccaggtacgtcttagatctgaTCTATTgacatataaataaattttaa is drawn from Nicotiana tabacum cultivar K326 chromosome 22, ASM71507v2, whole genome shotgun sequence and contains these coding sequences:
- the LOC142176040 gene encoding uncharacterized protein LOC142176040 gives rise to the protein MYHQLREDYPKMPWRKLTFNNYVVPRWGFILNLALQPRLHTKDKVAGCGSMIDQTCELCKEENETMQHLFFECKVTREVWERLLKWQGIQRSLMTWDEEVELASKEMEGKTQKAEVYRMTLASCIYYIWIERNSRIFKAKSQQVDGILRALVQDIFREATGKLR